A stretch of Lathyrus oleraceus cultivar Zhongwan6 chromosome 6, CAAS_Psat_ZW6_1.0, whole genome shotgun sequence DNA encodes these proteins:
- the LOC127092618 gene encoding uncharacterized protein LOC127092618, translating into MDQHFLHHYNHHQEHRSRYAPPASQSHYHLPPPPALPPPPPLSYRTIDTLPPPPPPPSYNPSLPHHSPRFPFYPIEEQRTLSNSFTNRNDHIPRRIVPEPPWNPNPEDRSTRNHPPVDFHRDSHHHNHNHRTPPSYPPIRYESESSYGRLNSETSRLVGSPREAFVYGRTTNEDSYHRRATATSTSTSNIAYHPINDESPRTENRRWLNDRKVHNSSPSHSPSFELVNDEIGTSVKREYHGSDTVRYSNGSNSGRSNSRECNHGREFSRTPPKKQIQKKSALLRIQTVKPNHRNRDIEQLRYVSDSNNNFFRGNNKDQHGGYTKGEDRKKGSPVELDISFESNSLVAKAIVTAPPSTSGATAAPVSGKLKLSSVVENLNDNNNTSQKNVGDACNPHDKHGMAVSVKGIGTCTRKLASKVVKKKKIVKRVVKKGSVNPTSSSVLASPSLAKAVGGTVQADSVTHSSSNAASENVKTETCLEEKVIAVDKVSAPNNEKTVLCEDESRGLSLLSSGPECRSQECKINEDSDFGKESRFERGGSISSAPSCASSSVDKNCGSDSDCLDVCNSVHDLLSVTKIDKPTKSLNGSTSELHHLDCGNKQTCQSEVSLSPGKYIDVGCSENRNLVDAGNELNSNVLSADIINTHNSADDSVYGFNSNDLTSSEEKITVNDSENNDIDAGAYCVKMGLAITTLEQNSDTAIPLPCSGMVASLSLGDIRIQDGQDCLQHTSVLKKGSDDGSSSLEESIVVHQFGIIKDAEKQVSPGEVPIYAENCDIDKTFPNSNISLGFEVRDTSKIEKRNVRTRLNFLSLDLEDISLTPVSHSNDADRGSRILLKDPCPSEVLDHSIQSLDFYSLSNQVRGIALQGKRAFSETEFCVANNASDDENKVSTVSKRKKVTASNPNLTQFQTEFIDSIVATTSSAEVPIGFSDSHEHKKDVVPLSSMGMDIQYNAQSMPYSGNIAKLSECNFTGGSFEPMNANGETKSSEHLELQHSDIVSTQCADLAIPNVQFSVLGCEQKDNVTPVVPITNSQTTDISVIGIIKGDNTDSQDAENSYHYRDDVQRSPRADMLSNDFNMKNDSLAQENLMSCPVAGDGFTISNSNNELIEDLPNALSDIYSHGMTSELPDRIITEFTAIDDDENICEGEENPKTESIVKHGSDSDTSTSLKQHSEKTMKLDYVIGCSDPITRNITPEPTQVCSKVTPLGLNPSCSELNGSKTQPDGVILKASQDYSFAFPKPKTKTPASSMHALKSRTWHRTDNNNPPASLPRVKFSARIVPPRNPILERKKNFQNTSYIRKGNSLVRNPTPVSAIPQISSTSLMRKSTPVSAIPQISSANLLPLGLGEIPKGTKPESRADLTDSSIYSKMKASNSALPIDTKSEEKISFRSLEPSSSGCCENTTDLRKFIESNDAPVSSGDVPKQFEALEKQTDPFSNGGCQAEANDGNISSLNSKRIVYVKPKTNQLVATSSSSDMIVSTDDKGQTAFSDSYFKRRKNQLVRNTFENHTVAMPNNIGNSDVQGATRVLCNRRFTKRRSHKVAGLSSKSSRASLVWTLSSKNSSRNDRNSWHYQKFPWKRTTYLRSFIHNSASSFNSGSLSAAGKKLLLLRKRDTVYTRSTRGFSLWKSKVLGVGGSSLKWSKSIEKHSKKANEEATLAVAAVERKKREKTNPARTGSQTKRERIFRVGSVRYRMDPSRRTLQRISDDESLSSASTSSGLVSKRGYIPRRLVIGNDEYVTIGNGNQLIRDPKKRIRKLANEKVRWSLHTARQRLARKQKYCQFFTRFGKCNKDGGKCPYIHDPSKIAVCTKFLNGLCSTPNCKLTHKVLPERMPDCSYFLQGLCSNKSCSYRHVNVNPNASICEGFLKGYCANGNECRKKHSYVCPSFEATGTCTQGTKCKLHHPKKQSKGKKRKRSGDQNNDNGRYFGSIPADVSEPGLTVASSHSQQNEEHENELTDYISLDVYEEAEDMVDQSFELSTFCDTDAMDTSDELIKSISIIPKFALQSQSRSPQA; encoded by the exons ATGGATCAACACTTCCTCCACCACTACAACCACCACCAAGAACACCGTTCAAGATACGCTCCTCCAGCTTCTCAATCGCACTACCATCTCCCTCCACCACCTGCTcttccacctcctccacctctCTCTTACCGCACTATCGACACCCTTCCTCCTCCACCTCCGCCTCCATCTTACAACCCTTCTTTACCTCACCATTCTCCTCGATTCCCTTTTTACCCCATCGAAGAACAACGCACTCTCTCAAACTCATTCACCAATCGTAACGACCATATCCCCCGCCGTATCGTCCCTGAACCCCCTTGGAACCCTAACCCCGAAGACCGCTCCACCAGAAATCATCCTCCCGTCGATTTCCATCGCGATTCGCACCACCACAACCACAACCACCGTACTCCGCCTTCATATCCACCTATCCGTTACGAATCTGAGAGCTCTTACGGGAGGTTAAACTCAGAAACCTCCCGCCTAGTAGGAAGCCCTAGGGAAGCCTTCGTCTACGGCAGAACCACCAACGAGGATAGCTACCACCGCCGCGCAACTGCCACGTCCACCTCAACATCCAATATCGCCTATCACCCAATCAATGACGAGTCCCCCAGAACGGAAAACAGAAGGTGGTTGAATGATAGAAAAGTACACAATTCTTCTCCTTCACATTCTCCTTCTTTTGAATTGGTGAATGATGAAATTGGTACTTCTGTGAAACGAGAGTATCATGGTTCTGATACGGTTAGGTATAGTAATGGTAGCAATAGTGGTAGATCGAATAGTAGAGAGTGTAATCATGGTCGTGAATTCAGTCGTACTCCACCTAAGAAACAGATTCAAAAGAAGAGTGCTCTTCTTAGAATCCAGACGGTAAAACCAAACCATAGGAATCGTGACATTGAACAGTTGCGTTATGTTTCTGATTCTAACAATAACTTCTTCAGGGGTAACAATAAAGATCAACATGGAGGTTACACAAAGGGTGAAGATAGGAAAAAAGGAAGCCCGGTTGAACTTGACATTTCTTTTGAATCTAACTCTCTTGTGGCCAAGGCTATTGTCACCGCCCCACCATCCACTTCTGGTGCCACTGCTGCTCCTGTTTCTGGTAAACTTAAACTGTCTTCTGTTGTTGAAAATTTGAATGATAATAATAATACTTCGCAGAAGAATGTAGGTGATGCTTGTAATCCTCATGACAAACATGGGATGGCAGTTTCTGTTAAAGGTATTGGCACTTGTACTCGGAAATTGGCCTCTAAGGTTGTCAAGAAGAAGAAAATTGTTAAAAGAGTGGTGAAGAAAGGTTCTGTAAATCCTACTAGTTCAAGCGTGCTGGCTTCACCTTCTCTCGCCAAAGCAGTTGGTGGAACTGTGCAGGCAGATAGTGTAACACACAGCTCGTCCAATGCTGCCTCTGAAAATGTTAAAACTGAAACTTGTTTGGAGGAGAAAGTCATTGCTGTTGATAAGGTATCTGCACCAAACAATGAAAAGACTGTATTGTGTGAAGATGAAAGTCGGGGTTTGTCCCTGCTGAGTTCGGGGCCAGAATGCAGATCACAAGAATGTAAGATCAATGAAGATTCTGATTTTGGGAAAGAATCCAGGTTTGAAAGAGGTGGAAGTATTTCAAGTGCTCCATCTTGTGCTTCTAGTAGTGTAGATAAAAATTGTGGTTCTGATAGTGATTGTTTAGATGTGTGTAATTCTGTCCATGATTTGCTTAGCGTGACAAAAATTGACAAACCTACTAAGTCATTAAATGGAAGTACTTCTGAACTCCATCACTTGGATTGTGGGAACAAGCAAACATGTCAGAGTGAAGTATCTCTATCACCTGGGAAGTATATAGATGTAGGATGTTCAGAGAATAGGAATCTTGTAGATGCAGGGAATGAATTGAATTCCAATGTCCTTTCAGCTGATATTATAAATACACATAATTCTGCTGATGACAGCGTTTACGGCTTCAATTCCAATGATCTTACAAGTTCAGAAGAGAAAATTACTGTCAATGACAGTGAGAATAATGACATTGATGCAGGGGCTTATTGTGTAAAGATGGGTCTTGCGATCACTACATTGGAACAAAATTCAGATACAGCTATCCCTCTGCCATGCAGTGGAATGGTTGCCTCTTTAAGTTTAGGAGATATTAGGATTCAGGATGGTCAAGATTGCCTACAACATACCAGTGTACTGAAGAAGGGTTCTGATGATGGATCATCTAGTTTAGAAGAGAGTATCGTTGTTCACCAATTTGGTATAATTAAAGATGCTGAAAAGCAAGTGTCCCCTGGTGAAGTCCCCATATATGCTGAGAATTGCGACATAGATAAAACATTTCCAAATTCTAATATTTCACTTGGATTTGAAGTAAGGGATACAAGTAAGATAGAAAAGAGAAATGTTAGGACTCGTTTAAATTTTTTGAGTTTGGATTTGGAAGATATATCTCTGACTCCAGTTAGCCATTCAAATGATGCTGATAGAGGCTCAAGAATTTTATTGAAGGATCCATGTCCTTCAGAAGTCCTAGATCATTCTATTCAAAGTCTAGATTTTTACTCACTGTCCAACCAGGTTAGGGGCATTGCTTTACAAGGGAAAAGGGCTTTTTCAGAGACTGAATTTTGTGTTGCAAATAATGCTAGTGATGATGAAAATAAGGTTTCAACAGTTTCTAAGAGGAAAAAAGTCACTGCTAGTAACCCAAATTTAACTCAATTTCAAACTGAATTTATTGATTCAATTGTAGCTACTACATCTAGTGCAGAAGTTCCTATCGGTTTCAGTGATAGCCATGAACATAAGAAAGACGTTGTTCCATTGTCAAGCATGGGTATGGATATTCAGTATAATGCTCAGTCAATGCCTTATTCAGGTAATATTGCTAAATTGTCTGAATGTAATTTCACTGGAGGATCATTTGAGCCTATGAATGCAAATGGGGAAACCAAGAGTTCTGAGCATTTGGAGTTGCAGCACTCAGATATTGTCTCTACACAATGTGCGGACTTGGCAATTCCAAATGTTCAGTTTTCAGTGTTAGGGTGTGAGCAGAAAGATAATGTTACTCCAGTTGTGCCTATAACTAATAGTCAAACTACTGACATTTCGGTTATTGGGATTATCAAGGGAGATAATACAGATTCACAGGATGCCGAAAACAGTTACCATTATAGAGATGATGTGCAAAGGTCTCCAAGGGCTGATATGTTATCGAATGATTTCAATATGAAGAATGATTCACTTGCTCAGGAGAACCTAATGTCCTGTCCTGTCGCTGGGGATGGATTTACCATCAGTAATTCAAATAATGAATTGATTGAGGATTTGCCCAATGCTTTATCTGATATATATTCTCATGGGATGACATCTGAATTACCGGATAGAATAATTACTGAATTTACAGCAATCGATGATGATGAAAACATTTGCGAGGGTGAAGAAAATCCAAAAACTGAATCTATTGTCAAACATGGTTCTGACTCAGATACTTCTACTTCATTAAAACAGCATAGTGAAAAAACTATGAAGTTAGATTACGTAATTGGATGCAGTGACCCAATTACAAGGAATATAACGCCAGAACCAACCCAAGTTTGTTCCAAAGTTACACCCCTGGGCCTAAATCCATCTTGTTCTGAATTAAATGGAAGCAAAACTCAGCCTGATGGTGTCATCCTTAAAGCGTCTCAGGATTATTCTTTTGCCTTTCCGAAGCCAAAAACAAAGACTCCTGCCTCTTCAATGCATGCTTTAAAATCCCGTACTTGGCATCGGACTGATAATAATAATCCTCCCGCTTCTCTACCTAGAGTCAAGTTTTCAGCAAGAATAGTTCCTCCCAGAAACCCAATTCTCGAAAGGAAAAAGAACTTTCAAAATACTTCTTACATTCGTAAGGGTAACAGTCTTGTTAGGAATCCTACTCCAGTTTCTGCTATACCTCAAATCTCCTCTACCAGTCTCATGAGGAAATCTACTCCGGTTTCTGCGATACCTCAAATCTCCTCTGCAAATCTGCTACCTTTGGGCTTAGGTGAAATACCGAAGGGCACCAAACCTGAAAGCAGGGCTGATTTGACAGATTCGTCAATCTATTCAAAAATGAAAGCATCTAATAGTGCTCTACCCATTGACACCAAATCAGAGGAAAAGATATCTTTTCGGTCGCTAGAACCCTCTTCCAGTGGTTGCTGTGAAAACACAACTGATCTTAGGAAGTTTATTGAAAGTAATGATGCACCAGTCTCCTCTGGAGATGTACCAAAACAATTTGAAGCTCTTGAAAAACAAACTGATCCATTTAGCAATGGGGGGTGTCAAGCTGAAGCAAATGATGGAAATATTTCTTCTTTGAACTCAAAAAGAATAGTTTATGTAAAGCCTAAAACAAATCAATTGGTTGCTACTTCGAGTTCTAGTGATATGATTGTCTCTACTGATGACAAAGGCCAAACAGCCTTCTCTGATAGCTATTTCAAAAGGAGAAAAAATCAATTGGTTAGAAATACGTTTGAAAACCACACAGTTGCAATGCCCAATAACATTGGGAATTCTGACGTTCAAGGAGCTACTAGAGTACTTTGCAACCGGAGGTTTACCAAGAGGCGGTCACATAAAG TTGCTGGGTTGTCAAGTAAATCTTCAAGAGCCTCATTGGTGTGGACACTTAGTAGCAAAAATTCTTCTAGAAATGATAGGAACTCGTGGCATTATCAAAAGTTTCCATGGAAAAGAACAACATATTTAAGAAGCTTCATTCATAATTCAGCTTCAAGTTTCAATAGTGGTTCCTTATCTGCAGCCGG CAAGAAATTGCTTCTGTTGAGAAAGAGGGACACTGTATACACCAGGTCGACCCGTGGGTTTTCTCTTTGGAAATCCAAAGTTTTAGGCGTTGGAGGGTCTAGTTTAAAATGGTCAAAATCTATTGAGAAGCACTCAAAGAAAGCTAATGAG GAAGCTACActtgctgttgctgctgttgagAGGAAGAAGAGAGAAAAGACAAATCCAGCTCGTACTGGTTCTCAAACAAAGA GAGAACGTATTTTTCGTGTTGGTTCAGTTCGCTACAGAATGGATCCTTCCAGGCGGACACTTCAGAGGATTTCAG ATGATGAGTCCCTGTCCTCTGCCTCAACCAGTTCAGGTTTGGTTTCTAAAAGAGGTTACATCCCAAGGAGATTAGTGATTGGAAATGATGA ATATGTCACAATTGGCAATGGAAACCAACTTATAAGAGACCCAAAGAAACGAATTCGAAAACTGGCAAATGAAAAAGTTAGATGGAGCTTGCACACTGCCAGACAGCGGTTGGCTCGTAAGCAGAAGTACTGCCAGTTTTTCACAAGATTTGGGAAATGTAACAAGGATGGAGGGAAGTGTCCTTACATTCACGATCCCTCAAAAATTGCTGTCTGTACTAAGTTCCTGAATGGTTTATGTTCTACTCCAAACTGCAAATTGACTCATAAG GTTCTTCCAGAGAGAATGCCCGATTGCTCATACTTCTTGCAAG GCTTATGCTCAAACAAAAGTTGTTCATATAGACATGTCAACGTGAACCCTAATGCATCTATTTGTGAAGGATTTCTTAAGGGTTACTGTGCTAACGGGAATGAG TGCCGGAAGAAGCACAGCTACGTCTGTCCTAGTTTTGAAGCAACAGGAACCTGTACTCAAGGAACCAAATGCAAGCTTCACCACCCCAAAAAACAAAGCAAgggaaagaaaagaaagagatcCGGAGATCAGAACAACGATAATGGACGTTACTTTGGTTCTATTCCTGCGGATGTTTCTGAACCTGGGTTGACGGTTGCTTCCAGCCATTCTCAACAGAATGAAGAACATGAAAATGAACTAACCGACTACATCAGTCTTGATGTATATGAAGAAGCAGAAGACATGGTTGACCAATCATTTGAGCTATCAACATTTTGTGACACTGATGCCATGGACACTTCTGATGAACTCATCAAATCTATTTCTATAATACCGAAATTTGCTTTGCAATCTCAGTCTAGAAGCCCGCAAGCTTAG